From one Streptomyces sp. N50 genomic stretch:
- a CDS encoding 6-phospho-beta-glucosidase, whose amino-acid sequence MKLTILGGGGFRVPLVYGALLTDRGEGRVTEVVLHDLDDSRLYAVARVLAEQAATVPDAPTVTATTDLDEALRGADFIFSAIRVGGLEGRANDERVALAQGVLGQETVGAGGIAYGLRTVPVAVDIAQRVARLAPDAWVINFTNPAGLVTEAMSRHLGDRVIGICDSPVGLGRRIATVLGANPREAFIDYVGLNHLGWVRGLRVAGRDELPRLLADPDLLGSFEEGKLFGTDWLQSLGAIPNEYLHYYYFNRETVRAYSEVEKTRGAFLRDQQAQFYDEMKRPDTAALTAWDRTRAEREATYMAENRETAGAGERDADDLSGGYEKVALALMRAIARDERTTLILNVRNQGALSVLDTDAVIEVPCLVDANGAHPVAVDPLPDHATGLVCAVKGVEREVLAAAENGSRTTAVKAFALHPLVDSVNVARRLVEGYTEVHPGLAYLK is encoded by the coding sequence GTGAAGCTGACGATTCTGGGCGGCGGCGGGTTCCGGGTGCCGCTCGTGTACGGGGCACTCCTGACGGACCGCGGCGAGGGCCGGGTCACCGAGGTGGTGCTGCACGACCTCGACGACAGTCGACTGTATGCGGTCGCCCGTGTACTGGCCGAACAGGCCGCCACCGTGCCCGACGCCCCCACCGTCACCGCCACCACGGACCTCGACGAGGCCCTGCGCGGCGCCGACTTCATCTTCTCCGCGATCCGCGTCGGCGGCCTCGAAGGCCGCGCGAACGACGAGCGGGTGGCCCTCGCGCAAGGCGTCCTCGGCCAGGAGACGGTCGGCGCCGGCGGTATTGCCTATGGTCTACGAACCGTTCCGGTCGCCGTCGACATCGCCCAGCGCGTCGCCCGCCTCGCCCCCGACGCCTGGGTCATCAACTTCACCAACCCGGCGGGCCTGGTCACCGAGGCCATGTCCCGTCACCTCGGCGACCGCGTCATCGGCATCTGCGACTCCCCGGTCGGCCTCGGCCGCCGTATCGCCACGGTGCTCGGCGCCAACCCGCGCGAGGCCTTCATCGACTACGTCGGCCTCAACCACCTCGGCTGGGTCCGCGGCCTGCGCGTGGCCGGCCGCGACGAGCTCCCGCGCCTGCTCGCCGACCCCGACCTCCTCGGCTCCTTCGAGGAGGGCAAGCTCTTCGGCACCGACTGGCTCCAGTCGCTCGGCGCCATCCCGAACGAGTACCTGCACTACTACTACTTCAACCGCGAGACCGTCCGCGCCTACAGCGAGGTCGAGAAGACCCGCGGCGCGTTCCTGCGCGACCAACAGGCCCAGTTCTACGACGAGATGAAGCGCCCCGACACCGCCGCGCTCACCGCCTGGGACCGCACCCGCGCCGAGCGCGAGGCGACCTACATGGCGGAGAACCGCGAGACGGCCGGCGCCGGGGAGCGCGACGCCGACGACCTCTCCGGCGGCTACGAGAAGGTCGCCCTCGCCCTGATGCGGGCCATCGCCCGCGACGAACGCACCACGCTCATCCTCAACGTCCGCAACCAGGGCGCCCTGTCCGTCCTCGACACGGACGCCGTCATCGAGGTCCCGTGCCTGGTCGACGCCAACGGCGCCCACCCCGTCGCCGTCGACCCGCTGCCCGACCACGCCACCGGTCTGGTCTGCGCGGTCAAGGGCGTCGAACGCGAGGTCCTCGCGGCGGCCGAGAACGGCTCCCGTACGACGGCGGTGAAGGCCTTCGCGCTGCACCCGCTGGTCGACTCGGTGAACGTCGCACGCCGTCTGGTCGAGGGCTACACCGAGGTCCACCCGGGCCTGGCGTACCTTAAGTAG
- a CDS encoding carbohydrate binding domain-containing protein → MRNRLRRSRHRLLALLGTAALAMAGAIALPGTAQAANVLTNPGFESGSLSPWSCSGNLGSVVSTPVHGGSKALAGAVSSSDTAQCSQTVAVQPSTTYSLSGWVRGSYVYLGVNGGSSTWTSSPSAYSQLTTSFTTAASQTSATIYVHGWYAQGTYYADDISLDGPGGGGGGDTQAPTAPTGLTSTGKTSSSVSLSWGAATDNVGVTAYDIYSGSNQVLSVSGTSGTVTGLAASTAYTFTVKARDAAGNSSAASNAVSVTTSAGTGGGTGFTQAAPYLYEGWGDPPAPSTVMSATGIKWFTMAFVLDSGGCNPAWDGSRALTGGVDQTAINQIRAAGGDIVPSFGGWQGSKLGANCSSASALAGALQKVISAYGLKAIDMDIENTDEFENEAVQAKILTALKTVKANNPGLKTIVTFGTSTTGPTYYGNRLIEQAQSLNAGIDVFTIMPFDFGGGADMYGNTVAAAEGLKTKLKSTFGWDDATAYSHIGISGMNGLSDQSETTTPAIWTQIRDWSNSHHIARLAFWSVNRDRGCAGGGVVSNCSGISQNTWQFTSITAGFTG, encoded by the coding sequence GTGCGCAACAGACTCAGACGTTCCAGACACCGGCTCCTCGCCCTGCTCGGTACCGCCGCCCTGGCCATGGCCGGGGCGATCGCGCTGCCCGGTACGGCTCAGGCGGCCAACGTCCTGACCAACCCCGGCTTCGAGTCGGGCAGTCTCTCCCCCTGGTCCTGCTCCGGGAACCTCGGCTCGGTCGTCTCCACGCCCGTGCACGGCGGCTCCAAGGCCCTTGCGGGCGCGGTGAGTTCGAGCGACACCGCACAGTGCTCCCAGACGGTCGCCGTGCAGCCGAGCACGACGTACTCGCTCAGCGGCTGGGTGCGCGGCAGTTATGTCTACCTCGGTGTCAACGGCGGTTCCTCGACGTGGACTTCGTCCCCGTCGGCGTACAGCCAGCTGACGACGTCCTTCACCACCGCCGCCTCGCAGACCAGCGCCACCATCTACGTCCACGGCTGGTACGCGCAGGGCACCTACTACGCGGACGACATCAGCCTCGACGGTCCGGGCGGTGGCGGCGGTGGCGACACCCAGGCCCCGACCGCGCCGACCGGCCTGACGTCCACCGGCAAGACCTCCTCCAGCGTGTCGCTGTCGTGGGGCGCCGCGACGGACAACGTGGGCGTGACGGCGTACGACATCTACAGCGGTTCGAACCAGGTCCTCAGCGTCTCCGGTACGAGCGGCACGGTCACCGGACTCGCGGCCAGTACCGCCTACACGTTCACCGTGAAGGCGCGCGACGCGGCCGGGAACAGTTCGGCGGCCTCCAACGCGGTGAGCGTCACGACGAGTGCCGGCACCGGCGGTGGCACCGGGTTCACCCAGGCCGCGCCGTATCTCTACGAGGGCTGGGGCGATCCGCCGGCCCCGAGCACGGTGATGAGCGCGACCGGCATCAAGTGGTTCACGATGGCGTTCGTGCTGGACTCCGGCGGCTGCAACCCCGCCTGGGACGGCAGCCGGGCCCTGACCGGTGGCGTCGACCAGACCGCCATCAACCAGATCCGCGCGGCCGGCGGTGACATCGTGCCGTCCTTCGGCGGCTGGCAGGGCAGCAAGCTCGGCGCCAACTGCTCCTCCGCGAGCGCGCTCGCCGGGGCCCTGCAGAAGGTGATCAGCGCCTACGGCCTCAAGGCCATCGACATGGACATCGAGAACACGGACGAGTTCGAGAACGAGGCCGTCCAGGCGAAGATCCTGACCGCGCTGAAGACCGTCAAGGCCAACAACCCGGGCCTCAAGACGATCGTCACCTTCGGCACCTCGACGACCGGCCCGACGTACTACGGCAACCGGCTCATCGAGCAGGCCCAGTCGCTCAACGCCGGCATCGACGTCTTCACCATCATGCCGTTCGACTTCGGCGGCGGCGCCGACATGTACGGCAACACGGTCGCCGCGGCCGAGGGCCTGAAGACCAAGCTGAAGTCCACCTTCGGGTGGGACGACGCGACGGCCTACTCGCACATCGGCATCTCGGGCATGAACGGTCTCTCGGACCAGTCGGAGACCACAACTCCCGCCATCTGGACGCAGATCCGTGACTGGTCGAACTCGCACCACATCGCCCGGCTCGCCTTCTGGTCGGTCAACCGTGACCGCGGGTGCGCCGGCGGCGGAGTGGTGAGCAACTGCTCCGGCATCAGCCAGAACACCTGGCAGTTCACCTCGATCACGGCCGGTTTCACCGGCTGA
- a CDS encoding alpha-L-fucosidase has product MTVQPWFTDAKLGIFVHWGIYAVDGVQESWSFYDDIVPHDRYMSQLDRFTGANYEPRAWADLFARAGAKYAVLTSRHHDGVALWDTEFGDLNLGEDYITGYADALRERGLKVGLYYSHSDWNHPDYATTRKPGRPPEQEDNRYSECSAQDEDLEAWERFIAYRDGQIRELASRYRPDLMWFDGEWDRSEEQWRIKELAALIRSYAPDVVFNARMLSEGDYATPEQGAPVEPPDGPWELCLTINDSWGYQHHDDNHKSLSQLVRYFTETIGGGGNLLLDVGPMEDGTIPQPQVERLEGLGEWIRKHADAVYGTVRGLPAGHHYGPSTLSADRRTLYLTLYDIPRAEIGVRGLVTPVRRVTVLGTGTELAHRVIGGLHEAVGQLWIDAPPLADLDPLATVLAVELDGELELYRGSGRF; this is encoded by the coding sequence GTGACCGTGCAACCGTGGTTCACCGACGCCAAGTTGGGGATCTTCGTCCACTGGGGGATCTACGCCGTCGACGGCGTCCAGGAGTCCTGGTCGTTCTACGACGACATCGTGCCGCACGACCGGTACATGTCTCAGCTCGACCGTTTCACCGGCGCGAACTACGAACCACGCGCCTGGGCCGACCTGTTCGCCCGCGCCGGCGCCAAGTACGCCGTCCTGACGAGCCGTCACCACGACGGAGTCGCCCTGTGGGACACGGAGTTCGGCGATCTCAACCTCGGCGAGGACTACATCACCGGGTACGCCGACGCGCTCCGCGAGCGCGGCCTGAAGGTAGGCCTCTACTACTCGCACTCCGACTGGAACCACCCCGACTACGCCACCACCCGCAAGCCGGGCCGCCCGCCGGAGCAGGAGGACAACCGCTACTCCGAGTGCTCGGCCCAGGACGAGGACCTCGAAGCCTGGGAGCGGTTCATCGCCTACCGGGACGGCCAGATACGGGAGTTGGCCTCCCGCTACCGGCCCGACCTGATGTGGTTCGACGGCGAGTGGGACCGCAGCGAGGAGCAGTGGCGCATCAAGGAACTCGCCGCGCTGATCCGCTCGTACGCGCCGGACGTCGTCTTCAACGCCCGCATGCTCAGCGAGGGCGACTACGCGACACCGGAGCAGGGCGCCCCCGTCGAACCCCCGGACGGGCCCTGGGAGTTGTGCCTCACCATCAACGACTCATGGGGCTACCAGCACCACGACGACAACCACAAGTCGCTGAGCCAGCTGGTGCGTTACTTCACGGAGACGATCGGCGGGGGCGGCAACCTCCTCCTGGACGTCGGCCCGATGGAGGACGGCACCATCCCGCAGCCGCAGGTCGAGCGCCTCGAAGGCCTGGGGGAGTGGATCCGCAAGCACGCCGACGCCGTGTACGGCACGGTGCGCGGACTGCCCGCCGGGCACCACTACGGGCCGAGCACCCTCTCCGCCGACCGGCGCACCCTCTATCTCACCCTGTACGACATCCCGCGCGCCGAGATCGGTGTCCGCGGTCTGGTCACCCCGGTCCGTCGGGTCACCGTGCTCGGCACCGGCACCGAACTCGCCCACCGGGTCATCGGCGGACTGCACGAGGCCGTAGGGCAGTTGTGGATCGACGCGCCGCCGTTGGCCGATCTCGACCCGCTCGCCACGGTCCTCGCCGTGGAGCTGGACGGGGAGTTGGAGCTGTACCGGGGCTCGGGCCGTTTCTGA
- a CDS encoding alpha-mannosidase: MHDERRRIEERVERAHNQRIKPAIYAATAPFTVEAWQAPGEPVSFDEAAAAPYAPFAMDTPWGPPWGTTWFRMHGQVPEEWAGKRVEAVIDLGFTGDWPGNQAEALVHRTDGTPLKAVNPLNQYVAIANPATGGEVIDYLVEAASNPDILANDFSEPTPLGDVLTAGDRPLYTFRRADLAVLDEEVFHLDLDVQVLRELMLELGEHDPRRHEIMHALDRALDLLDLDDVAGTAADVRAALKPVLSKPANASAHIVSGVGHAHIDSAWLWPIRETKRKTSRTFSNVTSLADEYEDFIFACSQAQQYEWVRDNYPQVWARIQESVKRGQWAPVGGMWVESDGNLPGGEAIARQLVHGKRFFIEHFGVETKGVWLPDSFGYNAAYPQLAKLAGNEWFLTQKISWNQTNKFPHHTFWWEGIDGTRIFTHFPPVDTYNARFSGEEMSRAVRNYQEKGNATRSLAPFGWGDGGGGPTREIMERARRLADLEGSPKVVVEHPDEFFAKARAEYPDAPVWVGELYLELHRATYTSQARTKQGNRRSEHKLREAELWATTAALHAPGYAYPYEKLDRLWKTVLLHQFHDILPGSSIAWVHREAEAEYARVATELEELTATAVAALGGGGTRIFNTSPFDRAEVIRTATGVPMYATVPANGSAPLAAEYVPQAVTVTDRVLDNGIVRVELADDGTLASVRDLRHGGREVLADQGNLLRLHTDLPNYWDAWDVDKHYKNRFTDLLDADSITVVDEDPLLGAIRVERSFGKGSKIVQTITVRAGSPRIDFETDIDWHEAEKFLKAGFPVDIRAAHSSAEIQFGHIQRPTHTNTSWEAARFEVSGHRWVHLGEPGYGVAVINDSTYGHDVSRTVREDGGTTTTVRLSLVRAPRIPDPGADQGKHRITYSLLPGASIEDAVAEGYALNLPLRVADSDGAPEPVVSVDGDGITVEAVKLADDESGDVVVRLYESSGGRAQGALRTGFPLAGAQITDLLERPLADEVSVDGDSVAVALRPFQILTLRLQRAGAGQ, encoded by the coding sequence ATGCACGACGAACGCCGCCGGATCGAGGAGCGCGTCGAGCGCGCCCACAACCAGCGCATCAAGCCCGCGATCTACGCGGCCACCGCGCCCTTCACGGTCGAGGCCTGGCAGGCCCCCGGTGAGCCGGTCTCCTTCGACGAGGCCGCGGCGGCGCCGTACGCGCCGTTCGCCATGGACACCCCGTGGGGTCCGCCCTGGGGCACCACGTGGTTCCGGATGCACGGGCAGGTACCGGAGGAGTGGGCCGGGAAGCGCGTCGAAGCCGTCATCGACCTCGGCTTCACCGGCGACTGGCCCGGCAATCAGGCCGAGGCCCTGGTCCACCGCACGGACGGGACGCCGCTGAAGGCGGTCAACCCGCTCAACCAGTACGTGGCCATCGCGAACCCGGCGACGGGCGGCGAGGTCATCGACTACCTGGTCGAGGCGGCCTCCAACCCGGACATCCTCGCCAACGACTTCTCCGAGCCCACGCCGCTCGGCGATGTACTGACGGCGGGCGACCGTCCACTGTATACATTCCGCCGCGCCGACCTCGCCGTCCTCGACGAGGAGGTCTTCCACCTCGACCTCGACGTCCAGGTGCTGCGCGAGCTGATGCTGGAACTGGGCGAGCACGACCCCCGCCGCCACGAGATCATGCACGCCCTGGACCGCGCCCTCGACCTCCTCGACCTGGACGACGTCGCCGGTACGGCCGCCGACGTGCGGGCCGCGCTCAAGCCGGTGCTGTCCAAGCCCGCCAACGCCAGCGCGCACATCGTCTCCGGTGTCGGGCACGCGCACATCGACTCGGCGTGGCTGTGGCCGATCCGCGAGACCAAGCGCAAGACGTCCCGCACCTTCTCGAACGTGACCTCGCTCGCGGACGAGTACGAGGACTTCATCTTCGCCTGCTCGCAGGCCCAGCAGTACGAGTGGGTGCGCGACAACTACCCGCAGGTGTGGGCCCGGATCCAGGAGTCCGTCAAGCGCGGCCAGTGGGCGCCGGTCGGCGGCATGTGGGTCGAGTCCGACGGCAACCTGCCCGGCGGCGAGGCCATCGCCCGCCAACTCGTGCACGGCAAGCGGTTCTTCATCGAGCACTTCGGCGTCGAGACCAAGGGCGTCTGGCTGCCCGACTCCTTCGGCTACAACGCGGCCTACCCGCAGCTCGCCAAGCTCGCCGGCAACGAGTGGTTCCTCACCCAGAAGATCTCCTGGAACCAGACCAACAAGTTCCCCCACCACACCTTCTGGTGGGAGGGCATCGACGGCACCCGCATCTTCACCCACTTCCCGCCGGTCGACACCTACAACGCCCGCTTCAGCGGCGAGGAGATGTCCCGCGCGGTCCGCAACTACCAGGAGAAGGGCAACGCCACCCGCTCCCTGGCCCCGTTCGGCTGGGGCGACGGCGGTGGCGGCCCGACCCGCGAGATCATGGAACGGGCGCGCAGGCTCGCCGACTTGGAGGGTTCACCGAAGGTCGTCGTCGAGCACCCCGACGAGTTCTTCGCCAAGGCCCGCGCGGAGTACCCGGACGCTCCCGTCTGGGTCGGCGAGCTCTATCTCGAACTCCACCGCGCCACGTACACCTCCCAGGCCCGCACCAAGCAGGGCAACCGGCGCAGCGAACACAAGCTCCGCGAGGCCGAGTTGTGGGCGACGACGGCCGCGCTGCACGCACCGGGCTACGCGTACCCGTACGAGAAGCTGGACCGGCTGTGGAAGACGGTCCTCCTCCACCAGTTCCACGACATCCTGCCGGGCTCCTCGATCGCCTGGGTGCACCGCGAGGCCGAGGCCGAATACGCCCGCGTGGCAACGGAGTTGGAGGAGCTGACGGCGACGGCCGTAGCCGCGCTGGGCGGCGGCGGTACCCGGATCTTCAACACCAGCCCCTTCGACCGCGCCGAGGTCATCCGCACGGCGACCGGCGTCCCGATGTACGCGACGGTCCCCGCGAACGGCAGCGCCCCGCTGGCCGCCGAGTACGTCCCGCAGGCGGTCACCGTCACCGACCGCGTCCTCGACAACGGCATCGTCCGCGTCGAACTCGCCGACGACGGCACCCTCGCCTCCGTGCGCGACCTGCGCCACGGCGGCCGTGAAGTCCTCGCGGACCAGGGCAACTTGCTGCGTCTGCACACCGACCTCCCGAACTACTGGGACGCCTGGGACGTCGACAAGCACTACAAGAACCGCTTCACCGACCTCCTCGACGCCGACTCCATCACCGTCGTCGACGAGGACCCGCTGCTCGGCGCGATCCGCGTGGAACGGTCCTTCGGCAAGGGCTCGAAGATCGTCCAGACGATCACCGTCCGCGCGGGCAGCCCCCGCATCGACTTCGAGACCGACATCGACTGGCACGAGGCCGAGAAGTTCCTCAAGGCCGGCTTCCCGGTGGACATCCGGGCCGCCCACTCCTCCGCCGAGATCCAGTTCGGCCACATCCAGCGGCCCACGCACACCAACACCAGCTGGGAGGCGGCCCGTTTCGAGGTCTCCGGCCACCGCTGGGTGCACCTCGGAGAGCCCGGCTACGGCGTCGCCGTCATCAACGACTCGACGTACGGCCACGACGTCTCCCGCACGGTCCGCGAGGACGGCGGCACGACGACCACGGTCCGCCTGAGCCTGGTGCGCGCCCCGCGCATCCCCGACCCGGGCGCTGACCAGGGCAAGCACCGCATCACCTACTCGCTGCTGCCCGGCGCGAGCATCGAGGACGCGGTCGCCGAGGGCTACGCCCTCAACCTCCCGCTGCGCGTGGCCGATTCGGACGGTGCCCCGGAACCGGTCGTCTCCGTCGACGGCGACGGCATCACCGTCGAGGCGGTCAAGCTCGCCGACGACGAGTCCGGCGACGTCGTGGTCCGCCTCTACGAGTCGAGCGGCGGCCGCGCCCAGGGCGCACTGCGCACCGGCTTCCCGCTCGCGGGCGCCCAGATCACCGATCTGCTGGAGCGACCGCTGGCGGACGAGGTCTCCGTCGACGGCGACTCGGTGGCCGTCGCCCTGCGGCCCTTCCAGATCCTGACGCTCCGTCTGCAGCGGGCGGGCGCGGGCCAGTAG